The window TGGCAAGAAGGAAAGCTGAGACAATGTGGTTCATTTTCGAGGCTTTCCGACGCAGCCAATGGTCAAAAGTGCCTCGCCCTTCGGGTTAGCCGTGAAGTACCCATCTATCGAACCAATGACTGCTATAAGGGAACCACCCTTATTTTGTCATTGGTTCATCTATATGAATACTTCACGGCTAACAGAATGTGCAGAACTAATGGGTCCAGAGCCTAGCTCCTTTTGGGACCTTTTGACCCTTTGAGACGGGGCGAAATCTGCAACAGAAGATACTTAACTTGAGAAGAGAAAAATTTTGCGCCAAATCGACCTTTTGGGGGTTATGGACCTTTGACCCCTTTGCACCCTTTGGACCCTTTTCGATTTTCCAATTCTCGTTATTTTCTGGACCTTTAGACCCTTTCGACCCTTTGAAAATGAGTAAAAGAAAGAAAAAACAACGATCGGGAGACGGGTATATACATGATACGCGCTTTTAAAACCGCCTCCCGATCACCATTTTTTGTTTTTTCTGATGAATTTTCAAACGGTCAAAAGGGTTGAAAGGTATCCCTTAAGCGCCGCCTTATGGAGTTATTGCACCTCAGCCACGTGGCTTGGATGGACCAAGCAAACCTGTTTGCTGAGATCCGCGCTTGGCAAAGAAGCGTTTGACAGAAGCAACAATGGATCGAATGGCTTTTTCCTGCCAGGCCTTGGAAGTCAATGCAGATTGATCTTGCCTGTTGGACAGAAAACCCAGCTCAAGCAGAACGCTCGGAATATCCGGCGCTTTCAACACGCGAAACCCCGCAGATCTGGCCGGGGTCTTGGACAATCGCACCGAGTTCTTCAAGGCTCCTACCAATGTTCTGGAATAAAGAGCCGAGTGATTGGCGGTTTCTCGTCTTGTCAGGCTGATGAGGATATCCGCAACAACATCATCTTCCTCTTCAATATGCATTCCAGCCAGCAGATCAGAGCGATTTTCTCGTTGCGCCAGCTGAGCTGAAACCTGATCTGAAGCACGATCTGACAAGGTATAGACAGTCGCCCCTCTCACATAGCTTTCACGAACAGAATCTGCGTGAATGGAGATGAACAGATCTGCTTCTCGCGCTTGAGCAAAATTGACCCGACCGCCCAGCGAAATGAATTTGTCGCTTTCACGGGTCAGGATCACCTGCACACCAGCTTCTGCTTCAAGATGCTTTTTAAGAACCTTGGCAAATTTCAGCACAAGTGCACTTTCTTTGACGCCAGAGGCTGAGACCGCACCAGTGTCAATACCCCCATGCCCCGGATCCAGCACGACAACAGGCCTACCATTCTTCGCTCTTGCACGTGGCAATGGAACAGATTCGACAAGTTTGGATTGGCTGGACCGCTTGCCATTTCGCCCCACATGCAAAACCTCTTGCAATGAAGAAGCCGTAAATTGTTGCTCGGACACAGCTTCCAGCTCCACAACGGCACGTGCTGGATTCCCATCAACTGACGGCAATCCAAAAGCTTTGGCTATTCTGGCAGGCCCCTTCAGATCCAGAACCACCCGAGAGCGCCCCTCATTGATCACTCCAAAACGGAAATTGCTGACCAATCCGCGTTCCACTTGCGCAATCCCTTGCGCCATCTCAAATGAAACTGCAGGCAGGTCCATCACCAGCCGATAGGGTTTTTGCAACAAAAAGGCCGTAAACGGCATTGGTCCGGATATATCCAGAACAAATCTGGCTTGCTTCAGATCACCTGCGGTACGTGCAGCACTGATATGAACCTGCTCTTCCTGATTGTTTACACTTTGCGCCTTGGCACTTTCACCGGCTGTGAGAGCAAGGCAGAACATCATACCAACCATGAAACAGCAGGTTTTAATCATCTGACCAATTCTAGAAACACATATAGGCATCTCGCGTTTGCCACTTTCTCACATCTGGATATTTCGGACTGATGGATCAAGATTGCACAATTCACACTGTTTCACAGCGATTGAGAGTCTGCTTATCTCTCTTAGACAATATGAGCTACAGGTTAACCCCATCTTGACGATAAACCGCTATAGGAAAATCAGGGAAACCAAAAGCAAATCATGATCGAGAGATGTATTTTTTATGCTGCTTCAAACAGTTGTGCTTGCATATCGTCTTCTGGATCCCTACAAAGACAATTGAGTATGTATATTTTTGGTGACCCCGATTCGGCACTTTGCAATAGCTCTGACTGGCAAAATCCAGTGAGGAGTCAGGACATTATACCTGAGCGAGACATAGAGGCCCTCCTTCCTTTGGAGAAGTACCGTCCCCTCGCCAATCCCGGCAAAGACAATCGTGACTGGCCCTCGAAATATAATTAGCTCATATCAGATCAGGTCTGTTTGGAAAGTTATCCCAAAATTTTCAGTCCGATCACCAGATTTTTCGCTTTGCCTGCGCCGATAAAACCGGGATGCGAGCCAAAGCCAATTGAGAGTTTTCTGCCAGTACCATGTGCCGGCAGTTGTGAAAATTGAAACAAGAGGATCCGGCTCACCTATGCGCCACTGCCTTTCACACAAGATCGAGAGCAACCTGTCAGCTTCCATGCTGCACTTTGCCGATCGTGAACGCATGTATTCGGCGTATATCAATCAGACCGGGTCGTCATCAGATAAAAGCGATGAAGCGCGAACCTGCCGAGTACTGGACCCACCAGTCAGAACGGTTGTCGGCGCGCGTTGTCGTGGAGACTTTTCCTTATGGCAAATCAAATGCTCGTTGATGCGACGCATCCGGAAGAAACCCGGGTGGTTGTCGTTCGCGGCAGTCGGGTTGAAGAATTCGACTTCGAGTCCGCCAATCGCAAGCAATTGCGTGGCAATATCTATCTAGCCAAGGTCACCCGCGTGGAGCCGTCGCTTCAGGCGGCTTTCGTTGACTATGGTGGCAATCGCCACGGCTTTCTTGCATTCAGCGAGATTCATCCAGACTATTACCAAATTCCTGTCGCTGATCGTCAGGCTTTGCTGGATGAAGAGAAGGATAGCGATAACGACGCTCCCGACAATTCTGAGAATGATGAAGCACCTGCGCAAACAGCCAAAAACCCTGGTGATGAGTCGGTCGCAACCGATCCTGAAGGCAAGTCTGCATCTGACGAAACCACTGATGAAAACGGCGACAGCGTAGAGCAAGTAGGCGCTGAAGACGCCATGGAAGAAGTGCCGGAGCGCTCCAGTCGCCGTCGCACACGCCAGTATAAAATTCAGGAAGTGATCAAGCGACGTCAGATCCTTCTGGTTCAGGTGGTAAAGGAAGAACGTGGCAACAAGGGCGCAGCTCTTACCACTTACCTCTCCCTGGCAGGCCGCTATTCCGTGTTGATGCCAAATACCGCACGCGGCGGCGGCATCTCTCGCAAGATCACCAACGTGGCCGACCGTAAACGCCTGAAGAAAATTGCATCCGAGTTGGATGTTGCTGATGGCATGGGTGTCATTCTACGCACGGCTGGTGCATCTCGCACCAAAGCCGAAATCAAGCGTGACTTTGAATACTTGCTGCGCCTTTGGGAAAATGTTCGGGATCTGACCCTGCAATCTGCAGCCCCGCTTCTGGTTTACGAAGAGGGATCCCTGATCAAACGCTCCATTCGAGATCTCTATAACAAGGATATCGAACAAGTCCTTGTATCGGGCGAAGATGGCTATCGCGAAGCCAAAGATTTCATGCGCATGCTGATGCCAAGCCATGCCAAGAATGTTCAGCCCTATCGGGAAGCGCAGCCAATTTTCACCCGCTATGGAATTGAGCCACAACTTGATGCGATGTTCTCACCACAAGTCACCCTCAAATCCGGTGGTTATATCGTTATCGATCAGACCGAAGCGCTCGTCTCCATTGACGTGAACTCCGGCCGTTCAACACGCGAGCACAATATCGAAGACACCGCGCTTTCCACCAACCTGGAAGCTGCGGAGGAAATTTCTCGTCAGTTGCGCCTGCGCGACCTTGCCGGTCTCGTGGTTATCGATTTCATCGACATGGAAGAAAAGCGCAACAACCGTGCTGTTGAGAAGCGTCTGAAAGATTGTCTGAAATCTGACCGGGCTCGTATTCAGGTTGGCCGCATATCCCATTTCGGCCTGATGGAAATGTCCCGTCAGCGCATCCGCACCGGTGTGTTGGAAAGCACCATGGACCCTTGCCCGCATTG is drawn from Cohaesibacter gelatinilyticus and contains these coding sequences:
- a CDS encoding N-acetylmuramoyl-L-alanine amidase yields the protein MIKTCCFMVGMMFCLALTAGESAKAQSVNNQEEQVHISAARTAGDLKQARFVLDISGPMPFTAFLLQKPYRLVMDLPAVSFEMAQGIAQVERGLVSNFRFGVINEGRSRVVLDLKGPARIAKAFGLPSVDGNPARAVVELEAVSEQQFTASSLQEVLHVGRNGKRSSQSKLVESVPLPRARAKNGRPVVVLDPGHGGIDTGAVSASGVKESALVLKFAKVLKKHLEAEAGVQVILTRESDKFISLGGRVNFAQAREADLFISIHADSVRESYVRGATVYTLSDRASDQVSAQLAQRENRSDLLAGMHIEEEDDVVADILISLTRRETANHSALYSRTLVGALKNSVRLSKTPARSAGFRVLKAPDIPSVLLELGFLSNRQDQSALTSKAWQEKAIRSIVASVKRFFAKRGSQQTGLLGPSKPRG
- a CDS encoding Rne/Rng family ribonuclease encodes the protein MANQMLVDATHPEETRVVVVRGSRVEEFDFESANRKQLRGNIYLAKVTRVEPSLQAAFVDYGGNRHGFLAFSEIHPDYYQIPVADRQALLDEEKDSDNDAPDNSENDEAPAQTAKNPGDESVATDPEGKSASDETTDENGDSVEQVGAEDAMEEVPERSSRRRTRQYKIQEVIKRRQILLVQVVKEERGNKGAALTTYLSLAGRYSVLMPNTARGGGISRKITNVADRKRLKKIASELDVADGMGVILRTAGASRTKAEIKRDFEYLLRLWENVRDLTLQSAAPLLVYEEGSLIKRSIRDLYNKDIEQVLVSGEDGYREAKDFMRMLMPSHAKNVQPYREAQPIFTRYGIEPQLDAMFSPQVTLKSGGYIVIDQTEALVSIDVNSGRSTREHNIEDTALSTNLEAAEEISRQLRLRDLAGLVVIDFIDMEEKRNNRAVEKRLKDCLKSDRARIQVGRISHFGLMEMSRQRIRTGVLESTMDPCPHCHGTGHVRAAASVALLVLRTIEDHLLRGVAHHLLVKTRTNVALYILNQKRGNLAELELRFGISITIEVEENLEGKHLEIERGEPLEKPVAPTQTVSMLTTDSLDSDESEEDERGDQEQESSSKRRRRRRRRKKPSSAAEAQNETTSEEDSTDSDEGESEANEDEASEDGKEDRPRKSRRRGRRGGRRNRRNRNGEEGEGSENDTETQSASEDEEDAPAEAEGSSADSDASETEAAPVEAAEASSGDTASADESVTEASSDETPAEEASEEKAEAAPAETAPAAEVSESVSEAESEAVEAPAEAAVEAEAAPVEEGEETSEAAAAPEEAEAAEEQAAESSEAPSEPQVEEKKEEEPRPKRSGWWQKSGFL